A single region of the Bacillus cereus genome encodes:
- a CDS encoding anaerobic ribonucleoside triphosphate reductase yields the protein MLKQNVRGEELMKVFETIIHGNEQDLMQENANVDGRSPMGVMGTFASESAKYYAVANLLSDQVKKAIDQNILYPHDLDFYATGTTTCSQIPLAQMLANGFHTGHGHMRQPQDIKSALALSSIIFQANQNMQHGGQSFALFDIDLAPYVRKTVARHKKRLQSYPLTKEQIEEFAWKETENDTYQACEAFIHNSNSMHSRGGGQVPFISINYGTDTSKEGRLLVRQLLKATQAGLGKGETPIFPIQIFKMKKGVNFEECDSNYDLFELALETTAERLFPNFSFLDAPFNAVHYDGRPESEVCYMGCRTRVMSNIHGEETAIGRGNLSFTSINLVKLALISGSKEAFFEALNYYLDLGIKQLLERFEYQCTKRARDFRFLYSQGVWRGGEKLQPEDSVASILKQGTLSLGFIGLAECLVALRGKHHGEDEESWKLGYEIISFMRDRMDKATEEHELNFSVIATPAEGLSGKFVKKDREEFGVISGITNHNYYTNSFHIPVYYNIQAIKKIRLEGPFHALCNGGHITYIELDGAAMHNKKALKQIVQAMAENGVGYGSINHPVDRCKCCSYHGVIGNECPSCGNEDEANIERIRRITGYLVGDMSKWNSAKRSEEMDRVKHK from the coding sequence ATGTTGAAACAAAATGTACGTGGAGAAGAATTAATGAAAGTATTTGAGACAATTATCCACGGTAATGAACAAGATTTAATGCAGGAAAATGCAAATGTAGATGGCCGATCTCCAATGGGAGTGATGGGAACGTTCGCATCTGAGAGCGCAAAGTATTATGCTGTAGCAAATTTACTATCAGATCAAGTGAAAAAAGCGATAGATCAAAATATATTATATCCACATGATTTGGATTTTTATGCGACAGGAACGACGACTTGTTCGCAAATTCCGTTAGCACAAATGCTTGCTAACGGTTTTCATACCGGACATGGACATATGAGACAACCGCAAGACATTAAAAGTGCATTGGCTCTTTCGTCTATTATTTTTCAAGCGAATCAAAATATGCAGCACGGTGGTCAATCGTTTGCACTCTTTGATATTGATTTAGCTCCATATGTGAGAAAAACAGTAGCGAGACATAAGAAACGATTACAGTCATATCCGCTTACAAAAGAACAGATAGAAGAATTTGCATGGAAAGAAACAGAAAATGATACGTATCAGGCGTGTGAAGCGTTTATTCACAATTCAAATAGTATGCACAGTAGGGGCGGGGGACAAGTACCGTTTATTTCTATTAACTATGGAACAGACACATCAAAAGAGGGACGGTTATTGGTTAGACAGCTTTTAAAAGCGACACAAGCGGGTCTTGGTAAAGGGGAAACACCAATTTTTCCTATTCAAATTTTTAAAATGAAAAAAGGTGTGAACTTTGAAGAATGTGATTCGAACTATGATTTATTTGAATTAGCGTTAGAGACAACGGCTGAACGATTATTCCCTAACTTTTCATTTTTAGATGCGCCATTTAATGCAGTGCATTATGATGGCCGACCGGAAAGTGAAGTATGTTACATGGGATGTCGTACTCGTGTTATGTCTAATATACATGGAGAAGAAACAGCGATTGGAAGAGGGAATTTATCATTTACGTCTATAAACTTAGTGAAATTAGCGTTAATTAGTGGTTCAAAAGAAGCGTTCTTTGAAGCGTTAAATTATTATTTAGATTTAGGAATTAAGCAATTATTAGAGAGATTTGAGTATCAATGTACGAAGCGAGCGAGAGATTTTCGATTTTTATATTCACAAGGTGTATGGCGCGGTGGAGAAAAGTTACAGCCTGAAGATTCTGTAGCATCCATTTTAAAACAAGGGACGTTAAGTCTTGGTTTTATCGGTCTTGCGGAATGTTTAGTAGCTTTAAGAGGAAAGCATCACGGAGAAGATGAAGAATCATGGAAACTCGGGTATGAAATCATTTCCTTTATGAGAGATAGAATGGATAAAGCGACAGAAGAACATGAACTGAACTTCTCAGTAATTGCAACTCCTGCCGAAGGGCTATCAGGGAAGTTTGTGAAAAAAGATAGGGAGGAATTTGGTGTGATTAGCGGTATAACGAACCATAATTATTATACGAATTCATTCCATATCCCAGTTTACTATAACATTCAAGCTATAAAAAAAATTCGTTTAGAGGGACCTTTCCATGCCCTATGTAACGGGGGACATATTACGTATATTGAACTAGACGGAGCAGCTATGCATAACAAAAAGGCATTAAAGCAAATTGTGCAAGCGATGGCAGAGAATGGCGTTGGCTACGGTTCAATTAATCATCCAGTTGATCGTTGTAAGTGCTGTAGTTATCATGGAGTTATTGGGAATGAATGTCCAAGCTGTGGAAATGAAGATGAAGCTAATATAGAAAGAATTCGCCGTATAACGGGCTATCTTGTAGGAGATATGTCGAAGTGGAATAGTGCGAAACGTAGTGAAGAGATGGATCGGGTGAAGCATAAATGA
- the plsY gene encoding glycerol-3-phosphate 1-O-acyltransferase PlsY: MIITYLLFIVAYLLGSIPFALVVGKIGYGIDIREHGSGNLGGTNTFRTLGKKAGFIVTIADILKGTLATSLPIIFGLDVHPLWFGLAAVLGHVYPIFAKFRGGKAVATSAGVLLCYSPIVFAILAVVFFSLLFTTRYVSLSSMVTAVVAVIASIVSGDKIFIIAMCLLAGMVIYKHRANIGRIINKTEPKANFSKKQK, from the coding sequence ATGATTATTACATATCTTTTATTTATCGTTGCCTACTTACTTGGCTCGATTCCGTTTGCATTAGTCGTTGGAAAAATTGGCTATGGAATTGACATTCGTGAGCATGGAAGCGGTAATTTAGGCGGAACAAATACATTCCGTACACTAGGGAAAAAAGCGGGTTTTATCGTTACAATTGCTGACATTTTAAAAGGTACATTAGCAACAAGTCTACCGATTATTTTCGGGTTAGATGTTCACCCACTATGGTTTGGATTAGCAGCTGTTCTTGGACATGTATATCCAATCTTCGCGAAATTCCGCGGGGGGAAAGCAGTTGCAACTTCTGCTGGGGTGCTATTATGCTATTCACCTATTGTTTTTGCAATATTAGCTGTTGTCTTTTTCAGCCTTTTATTTACAACAAGATACGTATCACTTTCTTCTATGGTAACAGCTGTCGTTGCTGTTATTGCATCAATTGTTAGCGGGGATAAAATCTTCATTATTGCGATGTGTTTATTAGCAGGTATGGTTATTTATAAACACCGTGCAAATATCGGGCGAATTATAAATAAAACTGAACCGAAAGCAAACTTTTCAAAAAAGCAAAAATAA
- a CDS encoding HesB/YadR/YfhF family protein — MNLSVTKEAAQWYKNELHLQSGETLRLFVQYGGCSTVQKGLSLGIRKDDPAHPAVQTQEEGINFFIEGDDEWFFDGHNLSVTFNDGDDFPQFNYEK, encoded by the coding sequence ATGAATCTTTCCGTAACAAAAGAAGCAGCACAATGGTATAAAAACGAATTACACTTACAATCGGGTGAAACACTACGCCTTTTCGTACAATACGGCGGTTGCAGTACTGTACAAAAAGGACTTTCTTTAGGTATTCGTAAAGATGACCCTGCGCACCCTGCTGTTCAAACTCAAGAAGAAGGTATTAACTTCTTTATTGAAGGCGATGATGAGTGGTTCTTCGATGGACATAATTTATCTGTTACATTTAACGACGGTGATGATTTCCCCCAATTTAATTATGAAAAATAA
- a CDS encoding acyl-CoA thioesterase — MFVAEHEVEIRYAETDQMGVVYHSNYLVWLELGRTKLIQELGFSYVEMEKEGIISPVLDLQISYRKAMRYGEKAIVKTWIDTVSPLRVVYGYEIYNGDGELCITASTTNICAKKEGFRPVSFKKLYPEWYAKYEEIKKK; from the coding sequence ATGTTTGTAGCAGAACATGAAGTTGAAATCCGCTATGCGGAAACAGACCAGATGGGTGTTGTTTACCATTCAAACTATTTAGTGTGGCTGGAACTTGGGCGCACTAAACTTATACAAGAATTAGGATTTTCATATGTTGAAATGGAGAAAGAGGGAATTATTTCTCCTGTATTAGACTTGCAAATTTCATATCGTAAAGCGATGCGTTACGGAGAAAAAGCAATTGTGAAAACGTGGATTGATACTGTGAGCCCGCTTCGTGTTGTATATGGTTATGAAATATATAACGGTGATGGTGAGCTTTGCATTACTGCAAGTACAACGAATATTTGTGCGAAAAAAGAAGGGTTCCGCCCTGTATCATTTAAAAAATTATATCCTGAGTGGTATGCGAAATATGAGGAAATTAAAAAGAAATAA
- a CDS encoding glycosyl hydrolase family 18 protein produces the protein MIQIVTVRSGDSVYGLASKYGSTPEEIVKDNGLNPAETLVVGQALIVNTKGNNYYVQPGDSLYRISQTYNVPLASLAKVNNLSLKSILHVGQQLYIPKGTKRAVESIAYLQPSTIPIKESLVNATRAINPFLTYLAYFSFEAKRDGTLKEPTETAKIANIATQGKTIPMLVITNIENGNFSPELTSVLLRNPTIQNKFITNILQTAEKYGMRDIHFDFENVAPEDREAYNRFLRNVKTRLPSGYTLSTTLVPKTSSNQKGKFFEAHDYKAQGQIVDFVVIMTYDWGWQGGPPMAISPIGPVKEVLQYAKSQMPPQKIMMGQNLYGFDWKLPFKQGNPPAKAISSVAAVALARKYNVPIRYDFTAQAPHFNYFDENGVQHEVWFEDSRSVQSKFNLMKEQGIGGISYWKIGLPFPQNWRLLVENFTITKKG, from the coding sequence ATGATCCAAATTGTAACTGTTCGTAGCGGTGATAGTGTTTATGGTTTAGCATCAAAGTACGGATCTACACCTGAAGAAATTGTAAAAGACAATGGACTAAATCCAGCTGAAACACTCGTTGTTGGTCAGGCACTTATTGTTAATACAAAAGGCAATAATTATTATGTACAGCCTGGTGACAGCTTATATCGAATTTCTCAAACGTATAACGTTCCTCTCGCTAGCTTAGCTAAAGTTAATAATCTTTCATTAAAATCTATTCTCCATGTCGGCCAACAATTATATATACCAAAAGGTACAAAACGAGCAGTAGAATCCATCGCTTATTTACAGCCTTCAACAATACCGATAAAAGAAAGTTTAGTAAATGCTACACGTGCTATTAATCCATTTTTAACCTATTTAGCCTACTTCAGCTTTGAAGCAAAAAGAGACGGCACTTTAAAAGAACCAACGGAAACAGCGAAAATCGCTAATATTGCAACGCAAGGTAAAACCATCCCTATGCTCGTTATTACAAATATCGAAAACGGGAACTTTAGTCCTGAACTAACATCTGTTTTGTTGCGTAACCCAACCATTCAAAACAAATTTATTACTAACATTTTGCAAACAGCTGAAAAATACGGCATGCGAGACATTCATTTTGATTTCGAGAATGTAGCACCTGAAGATCGCGAAGCGTATAATCGTTTTTTACGAAATGTGAAAACACGCTTACCTAGCGGGTACACATTAAGTACAACGCTTGTACCAAAAACAAGTTCCAATCAAAAAGGGAAATTTTTTGAGGCTCATGATTATAAAGCACAAGGGCAAATTGTTGATTTCGTCGTCATTATGACATACGACTGGGGTTGGCAAGGCGGACCACCGATGGCGATTTCTCCTATCGGGCCTGTGAAAGAAGTACTTCAATATGCAAAATCTCAAATGCCACCACAAAAAATTATGATGGGGCAAAATTTATATGGTTTCGATTGGAAACTTCCGTTCAAACAAGGAAATCCACCCGCAAAAGCAATCAGCTCTGTTGCAGCTGTTGCACTAGCTCGTAAATATAATGTTCCTATCCGCTATGACTTCACGGCTCAAGCTCCTCATTTCAATTACTTTGACGAAAACGGCGTACAACACGAAGTTTGGTTTGAAGATTCACGGTCCGTTCAAAGTAAATTTAATTTAATGAAGGAACAAGGTATAGGCGGTATTAGCTATTGGAAGATTGGCCTACCATTCCCACAAAATTGGCGTTTACTCGTTGAAAACTTCACAATCACGAAAAAAGGCTGA
- the sspN gene encoding acid-soluble spore protein SspN produces MGNPKKNSKDFAPNQIGTQSKKAGGNKGKQMQDQTGKQPIVDNG; encoded by the coding sequence ATGGGTAATCCGAAAAAGAATTCAAAAGACTTTGCACCAAATCAAATTGGAACACAATCGAAAAAAGCTGGTGGCAATAAAGGGAAGCAAATGCAAGACCAAACTGGCAAACAACCAATTGTAGATAACGGTTAG
- a CDS encoding FbpB family small basic protein → MRRSRRKSFEELVNENKQQLLSDRDAIDRIEERIEKRYEMKLFKQAE, encoded by the coding sequence ATGAGAAGAAGTCGCCGTAAATCGTTTGAAGAACTTGTAAATGAAAATAAACAACAATTATTAAGCGATCGTGATGCAATCGATCGAATTGAAGAACGTATTGAAAAACGTTATGAAATGAAACTTTTTAAGCAGGCTGAATAA
- a CDS encoding 3'-5' exonuclease, which yields MGNISLPLDYVVIDFETTGFNPYNDKIIQVAAVKYHNHELVDQFVSYVNPERPIPNRITSLTGITNYRVSDAPTIEEVLPLFLAFLHTNVIVAHNASFDMRFLKSNVNMLGLPEPKNKVIDTVFLAKKYMKHAPNHKLETLKRMLGIRLSSHNAFDDCITCAAVYQKCASIEVDGKRKVNKVVLDETAVYEAVKEILVRNRRNVEWLRCMNVGSYLDIKAFYPVMRLKVKGRKKYVLTEILEDDVKGICTSLKCEPALKSEVGNTRIMLNNLEDVLKLESYILEQYDFVLQALHDYKENEKNADEKLKEYLNVMV from the coding sequence GTGGGGAATATATCCTTACCGTTAGATTATGTTGTAATTGATTTTGAAACAACAGGGTTTAACCCTTATAATGATAAAATTATTCAAGTAGCAGCAGTGAAATATCATAATCATGAACTGGTAGATCAGTTTGTTTCATATGTAAATCCGGAGCGTCCAATTCCGAACCGAATTACGAGTTTAACAGGTATTACAAATTATCGTGTATCGGATGCACCGACAATTGAAGAAGTGTTACCGTTATTTTTAGCGTTTTTACATACAAATGTTATCGTGGCTCATAATGCTTCTTTTGATATGCGTTTTTTGAAAAGTAATGTAAATATGCTTGGATTACCTGAGCCTAAAAATAAAGTAATTGATACGGTGTTTTTAGCTAAGAAATATATGAAGCACGCACCTAATCATAAACTTGAAACGTTAAAGCGAATGCTTGGAATTCGCTTAAGTTCTCATAATGCATTTGACGATTGTATTACGTGCGCGGCTGTTTATCAAAAATGTGCATCTATTGAAGTAGATGGGAAACGAAAAGTAAATAAGGTCGTACTTGATGAAACTGCGGTATACGAAGCAGTGAAAGAGATACTTGTACGTAATAGACGAAATGTAGAATGGCTACGTTGTATGAACGTAGGTAGTTATCTAGATATAAAAGCTTTTTATCCAGTTATGAGATTAAAGGTAAAAGGGCGAAAGAAATACGTATTAACAGAGATATTAGAAGATGATGTCAAGGGAATATGTACGAGTTTAAAATGTGAACCGGCGTTAAAAAGTGAAGTTGGTAATACGAGAATTATGCTTAATAACTTAGAGGATGTCTTGAAATTAGAAAGTTATATTTTAGAACAGTATGATTTTGTATTACAGGCGCTTCATGATTATAAAGAAAATGAAAAGAATGCAGATGAAAAACTGAAAGAGTATTTAAATGTTATGGTATAA
- a CDS encoding redoxin domain-containing protein, whose protein sequence is MWRKLTIITVLLCLAGYAAYEQFGKKDQAVQGKQEKSEAAMKEMIARNGIEIGKSAPDFELTKLDGTHVKLSDLKGKKVILNFWATWCGPCQQEMPDMEAFYKEHKEKVEILAINYTPSEKGGGEEKVSNFAKEKGITFPILLDKNIDVTTAYKVITIPTSYFIDTKGVIQDKFIGPMTQKEMEKRIAKLK, encoded by the coding sequence ATGTGGCGGAAGCTTACGATTATTACAGTGTTACTTTGTTTAGCGGGATATGCGGCTTATGAACAGTTTGGTAAAAAAGATCAGGCGGTACAGGGGAAGCAAGAAAAAAGTGAAGCTGCTATGAAAGAGATGATTGCAAGGAATGGTATTGAAATAGGGAAGAGTGCGCCAGACTTTGAATTAACTAAGTTAGATGGAACGCATGTAAAGTTATCTGATTTAAAAGGAAAGAAAGTGATTTTAAATTTTTGGGCAACGTGGTGTGGGCCTTGTCAGCAAGAAATGCCTGATATGGAGGCTTTCTATAAAGAACATAAAGAAAAAGTAGAAATTTTAGCAATAAATTATACGCCTTCAGAAAAAGGTGGGGGAGAAGAAAAGGTAAGCAATTTTGCTAAAGAAAAAGGAATTACTTTTCCTATTTTATTGGACAAGAACATTGATGTGACAACAGCTTATAAAGTAATTACCATACCAACTTCGTATTTTATAGATACAAAAGGTGTCATTCAAGATAAGTTCATTGGACCGATGACTCAAAAAGAGATGGAGAAACGGATTGCTAAATTAAAATAA
- a CDS encoding YmzC family protein, which yields MIVLGEHPISKELRYIRICLVVLVIVLLFFNGERVVKISTNHDAVENVSTSNMTQIAENTFAIQEYNPSLSSEHTVKIFKYNPDTNQLTLVKEFSTNDPESYTYQLNKSE from the coding sequence ATGATTGTTTTGGGAGAGCATCCTATTAGTAAAGAACTTCGCTATATACGAATATGTTTAGTTGTTTTAGTAATCGTTCTTTTATTTTTCAACGGTGAAAGAGTCGTTAAAATTTCTACAAATCATGATGCCGTAGAAAACGTTTCAACCAGTAATATGACACAAATTGCTGAAAATACATTTGCTATCCAAGAATATAATCCATCACTAAGTAGCGAACATACGGTCAAAATTTTCAAATATAATCCGGATACAAATCAACTTACTCTAGTCAAAGAGTTTAGTACTAACGATCCAGAGTCTTATACGTATCAACTTAATAAGAGTGAATAA
- a CDS encoding ABC transporter ATP-binding protein translates to MKEYKRILLPLQKEKLLVIAAVCSGLFAAILNLSRPLFMGLIVDNLIQRELKGAYLYITLFTVSRLLMWVNNLSFDYVSSKASQRILREKRIDVLRHFFLLPFEESEKVKQGELETLVVSDIPNWVRLYGSILVEYIHALAQFIGAIIALQHIEIDFIWWITPFLFLSAIVPMVMGKKVRNIADISQKNQSSVVEMVSQFVKGIQDLRSLQKEKWAIHLFKGVTAQSYKTEVKKTMMQHCIGIVGTVIETVAYIVVLIIGAQKIIKGDMEVGSLVAVLATIEMLFFPVRYASDLLMMTQVAIASANRVFCFLDIQAEYRNVERAIGIRLTNVSFQENGEERCRIKKIHLQINPGELVIIVGESGAGKTTLLKLITGLYKPSNGSIAYYGNKACMTTIWQEPRFFRTTVKENMYFGEERLEKQLEKNIELVNAKPIIWRLSEGIQTVLHKSGEEFSGGERKRLALLRAIVSNPNLIILDEPTSGLDPNNQEVVWNILKGLGGNVTRIVTTHDVERAMIADRVVVMNNGSIVECGDPRELLTCKSLFKEMLVKR, encoded by the coding sequence ATGAAAGAATATAAAAGAATATTGTTACCGTTACAGAAAGAAAAATTATTAGTAATAGCAGCTGTATGCAGTGGACTTTTTGCAGCTATTTTAAATTTATCTCGGCCACTATTTATGGGGCTAATTGTAGATAATCTTATTCAACGAGAGCTGAAGGGAGCATATCTTTACATTACTTTGTTTACAGTCAGCCGCTTGTTAATGTGGGTGAACAATCTTTCATTTGATTATGTAAGCTCAAAAGCGAGTCAGCGAATATTAAGAGAGAAGCGTATAGATGTATTGCGTCATTTTTTCCTATTACCATTTGAAGAAAGCGAGAAGGTAAAACAAGGAGAGCTAGAAACATTAGTCGTTTCTGATATCCCGAACTGGGTAAGGTTATATGGATCTATATTAGTCGAATATATTCATGCACTTGCGCAATTTATTGGTGCAATCATAGCGCTACAACATATAGAAATAGACTTTATATGGTGGATAACTCCGTTTTTATTTTTAAGCGCAATTGTTCCAATGGTTATGGGGAAAAAGGTAAGGAATATTGCGGATATTTCTCAAAAAAATCAATCAAGTGTTGTAGAGATGGTGTCACAGTTTGTAAAAGGTATACAAGATTTACGGAGTTTACAAAAAGAAAAATGGGCAATTCACTTATTTAAAGGAGTAACAGCACAATCTTATAAAACGGAAGTAAAGAAGACGATGATGCAACATTGCATTGGAATAGTTGGAACGGTGATTGAAACGGTCGCGTATATAGTTGTTCTTATTATAGGAGCACAAAAAATAATAAAAGGGGATATGGAAGTTGGATCGCTCGTTGCAGTATTAGCTACAATTGAGATGCTTTTTTTCCCTGTTCGTTATGCGAGTGATTTATTGATGATGACGCAAGTCGCAATCGCTTCGGCAAATCGAGTTTTTTGTTTTTTAGATATACAGGCTGAATACAGAAATGTAGAAAGAGCGATAGGAATCAGATTAACAAATGTTTCATTTCAAGAGAACGGTGAAGAGAGATGTAGAATTAAAAAAATTCATTTGCAAATTAATCCTGGCGAACTCGTTATCATTGTGGGGGAAAGTGGTGCAGGTAAAACGACGCTTTTAAAATTAATCACGGGCTTATATAAACCATCTAATGGTAGTATTGCTTATTATGGTAATAAAGCTTGTATGACTACTATATGGCAGGAACCTCGTTTTTTTCGAACGACAGTAAAAGAGAATATGTATTTCGGGGAAGAGCGCCTAGAAAAACAATTAGAAAAAAATATTGAACTTGTAAATGCGAAGCCGATTATTTGGAGGTTATCTGAAGGTATTCAGACTGTACTACATAAAAGCGGAGAAGAGTTTTCGGGAGGAGAGAGAAAGCGTCTGGCGTTATTGCGAGCGATTGTATCAAATCCGAATCTCATTATTTTAGATGAACCAACTTCGGGATTAGATCCGAACAATCAAGAAGTGGTTTGGAATATACTGAAAGGGCTAGGAGGGAATGTAACGAGAATTGTGACGACACATGATGTTGAGAGGGCGATGATAGCGGATCGAGTTGTCGTCATGAATAATGGGAGTATTGTGGAATGTGGGGATCCTAGAGAATTATTAACTTGTAAGTCATTGTTTAAAGAGATGCTAGTAAAAAGATAA